A genomic segment from Paenibacillus sp. FSL K6-1096 encodes:
- a CDS encoding extracellular solute-binding protein gives MRRNHTAGSLFTVFAVVLALVLALSGCSFTSDNSGAAFTDASARKITIHMMHLWPAGLSAQQYKLVSQIISEYEQDHPNINIKQDVLENEQYKNKLKVLSASNDLPDVGITWAAGFIEPYARGGLFAPLDDILQGARLKGKFVNGATEAYVVDDKTYALPIEMNISPIFYNKAIFAKYNLEVPTTYEEFKDVVRALSSHGVAPVALGNKDRWTGSLWYMYLADRIAGSETLKRATKGTSYFDDPGLVRAAAEVQTLVDMNAFNRGFNGLSYDEGKSEFMDEQAAMYLTGTWELPNFTTNPEITQEFKDKVGFFKFPTIEGGKGNIRSWMGGPGVGLFVAESSKVKEEAKAFVEYFVDKWGETSVTSAGVIPATRVDTTDEALPQLYVDLLNELYHASSIALFADVQMKPSAAQVHLDMIQALFGKAVTPEQFAERHKEAFAKGS, from the coding sequence ATGCGAAGGAATCACACAGCGGGAAGTTTGTTCACGGTCTTTGCCGTGGTGCTTGCTCTGGTGCTTGCCCTGTCAGGCTGCAGCTTCACAAGCGATAACAGCGGGGCAGCATTCACTGATGCATCGGCCAGGAAAATTACAATTCATATGATGCACCTGTGGCCCGCCGGACTCTCCGCCCAGCAGTACAAGCTGGTTAGCCAGATTATCAGCGAATATGAGCAGGACCATCCCAATATTAATATTAAGCAGGACGTGCTGGAGAACGAGCAGTATAAAAATAAATTGAAGGTGCTCTCCGCCTCCAACGATCTCCCTGATGTGGGCATTACCTGGGCGGCGGGCTTCATTGAGCCTTATGCCAGAGGGGGATTGTTCGCGCCGCTGGATGATATTCTGCAAGGTGCGCGGCTTAAGGGCAAATTCGTGAACGGCGCTACGGAGGCCTATGTGGTCGATGATAAGACCTATGCGCTGCCGATTGAGATGAATATCTCGCCGATCTTCTATAACAAGGCCATTTTTGCCAAATATAATCTTGAGGTTCCCACTACCTATGAGGAATTCAAAGATGTTGTGAGAGCGCTCTCCAGCCATGGTGTAGCTCCGGTGGCACTGGGGAACAAGGACCGCTGGACCGGTTCGCTGTGGTATATGTATCTTGCCGACCGCATTGCCGGCAGCGAGACGCTGAAGCGGGCAACGAAGGGGACCAGCTATTTCGATGATCCCGGCCTGGTCCGGGCGGCGGCTGAGGTGCAGACGCTGGTGGATATGAACGCCTTCAACCGCGGCTTCAACGGGCTGTCTTATGATGAGGGCAAATCGGAATTCATGGATGAGCAAGCTGCTATGTACCTGACCGGAACCTGGGAGCTGCCGAACTTCACCACGAACCCGGAAATCACGCAGGAGTTCAAGGACAAGGTCGGGTTCTTCAAGTTCCCCACTATAGAAGGCGGGAAGGGCAATATCCGCAGCTGGATGGGAGGACCTGGGGTTGGACTGTTTGTGGCGGAGTCCTCCAAGGTGAAGGAGGAGGCCAAGGCTTTTGTGGAATACTTCGTTGACAAATGGGGGGAAACATCGGTAACCAGTGCCGGGGTCATCCCGGCGACCCGGGTGGATACCACGGATGAGGCGCTGCCGCAGCTCTATGTAGATCTGCTGAATGAATTGTACCATGCCAGCAGCATTGCGCTGTTCGCCGATGTCCAGATGAAGCCGAGTGCAGCACAGGTTCATCTGGACATGATCCAGGCGCTGTTCGGCAAGGCGGTTACGCCGGAGCAGTTCGCCGAGAGGCACAAGGAAGCATTCGCCAAGGGAAGCTGA
- a CDS encoding MBL fold metallo-hydrolase has translation MILIIIAFVLAALVAAAYLVMTLYPAFGRRAGRRERERYSRSLNYREGKFVYPQATSLSSGGVAGSLSILKDFVRGNPLSRPAVPLQPLPLRPESIGQGRETRATWFGHSAVLLEIDGAVLFLDPMLGRAPSPFPFAGGGRYSKQLPLDVSELPQIDAVLLSHDHYDHLDYGTIRKLKDRVGLFIVPLGAGAHLRRWGVSGEKIREQDWGDELTYAGITFTCTPARHFSGRSLLDRNTTLWCSWIIQGGKNRVFFSGDSGYGPHFAEIGRKYGPFALTLMECGQYDPRWADIHMLPEQTVQAHIDVQGGLLIPIHWGAFTLAMHDWNDPAERVFAAAAARGVRLAMPRIGETVAAEDETVPSAPWWRE, from the coding sequence ATGATCTTAATCATCATTGCGTTTGTACTTGCAGCACTGGTTGCGGCCGCCTATCTCGTCATGACGCTCTACCCGGCTTTCGGGCGCAGAGCCGGTAGACGGGAGCGGGAGCGGTACAGCCGTTCGCTGAATTACCGCGAGGGCAAATTTGTTTATCCGCAGGCGACCTCATTAAGCAGCGGAGGTGTTGCCGGAAGCCTCTCTATCCTGAAGGATTTTGTGCGGGGTAATCCGCTGTCGAGGCCTGCTGTTCCCCTGCAGCCGCTCCCGCTGCGGCCTGAATCGATCGGGCAGGGCCGGGAGACCCGGGCCACCTGGTTTGGACATTCTGCGGTGCTGCTGGAGATTGATGGCGCTGTGCTGTTTCTGGACCCGATGCTCGGCCGCGCCCCGTCGCCGTTTCCGTTCGCCGGCGGCGGCCGCTACAGCAAGCAGCTTCCGCTGGATGTCTCCGAGCTGCCGCAGATCGATGCCGTGCTGCTCTCTCACGACCACTATGATCATTTGGATTACGGAACGATCCGCAAGCTCAAGGACCGGGTGGGCTTGTTCATCGTCCCGCTGGGCGCCGGCGCCCACCTGCGCCGCTGGGGAGTGAGCGGGGAGAAGATCCGCGAGCAGGACTGGGGCGACGAATTGACCTATGCCGGGATCACCTTTACCTGTACCCCGGCGCGGCACTTCTCCGGCCGGAGCCTGCTGGACCGTAACACCACACTGTGGTGCTCCTGGATTATCCAGGGCGGGAAGAACAGGGTCTTCTTCAGCGGGGACAGCGGCTACGGGCCGCATTTTGCCGAGATTGGACGCAAGTATGGCCCCTTCGCCCTGACCCTGATGGAATGCGGCCAATATGATCCGCGCTGGGCCGATATTCATATGCTGCCGGAGCAGACGGTCCAGGCGCATATCGATGTGCAGGGCGGGCTGCTGATCCCCATTCATTGGGGAGCCTTCACCCTGGCCATGCACGACTGGAACGATCCTGCGGAGCGGGTCTTCGCAGCAGCGGCGGCAAGAGGGGTAAGGCTGGCTATGCCGAGAATCGGGGAGACGGTAGCTGCGGAGGATGAGACGGTTCCGTCTGCTCCCTGGTGGAGAGAATGA
- a CDS encoding MATE family efflux transporter, whose translation MDTSKPAEMKLMKLTWPIFLELFLFMLMGTMDTFMISSVSDDAVSGVGAANQIIAIAILALSVIGNGAAIVVSQYLGSKQPREAARVIGNAVTLNLAVGLILSTVMLLFGSHLLQALNVKGDILAYGRSYINIVGGAIFLQALINALAAAIRSHGFTRQSMMVSLLMNIIHVGGNYLLIFGHLGLPVLGVEGAAISTITSRFIALIMFFIMLYRIMEVKVKWSYYIHLSRKYVLQILKIGIPSAFESVIYQCCQLVFTLYITYLGAEAMATRQYAVNISSYIFLFSVAVAMGTSIIVGHLVGARRMQEAYSRVFTSVKWALLVTVLMDALVILFRKPLLGLFTDNEMIIAMGAQVILLSFFLETGRTCNLVIINSLRASGDARFPVYMGLISMVCMSLPLGYFLVFTLDLGLAGVWLATAFDEWVRAVIMYFRWKSRAWEKHGLIQHEPAEPAGAAPAAPAH comes from the coding sequence ATGGACACAAGCAAGCCCGCAGAAATGAAGTTAATGAAGCTGACCTGGCCGATTTTTCTGGAGCTGTTCCTGTTCATGCTCATGGGAACCATGGATACGTTCATGATCAGCTCCGTCTCCGATGATGCCGTCTCCGGCGTCGGGGCGGCCAATCAGATTATTGCCATAGCTATCCTGGCGCTCAGCGTCATCGGGAACGGCGCGGCGATTGTCGTGTCGCAGTATCTCGGCTCCAAGCAGCCACGGGAGGCCGCAAGGGTCATCGGCAATGCCGTTACCCTCAATCTCGCGGTCGGTCTAATTCTAAGCACCGTCATGCTGCTGTTCGGAAGCCATCTGCTGCAGGCGCTTAATGTAAAAGGTGATATTCTCGCCTACGGCCGTTCCTATATCAATATTGTCGGAGGCGCCATTTTCCTGCAGGCACTGATTAATGCCCTGGCTGCCGCCATCCGCTCCCACGGCTTCACCAGGCAGTCGATGATGGTATCGCTGCTGATGAATATCATCCATGTCGGGGGCAACTATCTGCTGATCTTCGGGCATCTCGGATTGCCTGTACTTGGAGTGGAAGGAGCGGCCATCTCAACAATTACCAGCCGTTTCATCGCTCTTATTATGTTCTTCATCATGCTCTACCGGATTATGGAGGTGAAGGTGAAATGGAGCTATTACATTCATCTCTCCCGGAAGTACGTGCTGCAGATTCTGAAGATCGGGATTCCGTCCGCTTTTGAATCGGTGATTTATCAGTGCTGCCAGCTGGTCTTCACCCTGTACATTACCTATCTCGGCGCCGAAGCGATGGCTACCCGCCAGTACGCGGTGAATATCTCGAGCTACATCTTCCTGTTCAGCGTGGCGGTGGCGATGGGCACTTCAATCATTGTCGGTCATCTCGTCGGTGCCAGAAGAATGCAGGAGGCCTACTCGCGGGTATTCACCAGTGTAAAGTGGGCGCTGCTGGTTACCGTTCTTATGGATGCGCTGGTCATCCTGTTCCGCAAGCCGCTGCTGGGCCTGTTCACAGACAATGAGATGATCATCGCCATGGGGGCACAGGTAATCCTGCTCAGCTTCTTCCTGGAGACCGGACGGACCTGCAATCTGGTCATCATCAACTCGCTGCGCGCGTCCGGCGATGCCCGCTTCCCGGTCTACATGGGCCTGATCTCGATGGTGTGCATGAGCCTGCCGCTCGGCTACTTCCTCGTATTCACGCTTGACCTGGGCCTGGCCGGGGTCTGGCTGGCAACCGCCTTCGACGAATGGGTGCGGGCGGTCATTATGTACTTCCGCTGGAAGAGCAGAGCGTGGGAGAAGCATGGCCTGATCCAGCATGAGCCGGCTGAGCCGGCGGGCGCTGCACCGGCAGCCCCAGCTCATTAA
- a CDS encoding cold-shock protein: MQTGTVKWFNADKGFGFIEVEGGSDVFVHFSAITGEGFKTLDEGQQVEFNVVEGARGPQAENVVKL, from the coding sequence ATGCAAACAGGTACAGTTAAATGGTTCAACGCAGACAAAGGTTTCGGCTTCATCGAGGTTGAAGGCGGAAGCGACGTATTCGTACACTTCTCCGCAATCACTGGCGAAGGCTTCAAGACACTGGACGAAGGCCAACAGGTTGAGTTCAATGTAGTAGAAGGCGCACGCGGACCACAGGCTGAAAACGTTGTAAAGCTGTAA
- a CDS encoding cold-shock protein produces MYFRKKPVLNLPQEETAVWSCTKEGCTGWVRDDFAFQQVPTCWQCGSPMTRSMKMLPKLVNKNRDMKAKKQGVTIR; encoded by the coding sequence ATGTATTTTCGTAAAAAACCGGTATTGAATCTCCCGCAGGAAGAGACGGCGGTCTGGTCCTGCACGAAGGAAGGGTGCACAGGATGGGTGCGCGATGACTTCGCCTTCCAGCAGGTGCCTACATGCTGGCAATGCGGCTCGCCGATGACCAGAAGCATGAAGATGCTGCCCAAGCTGGTGAACAAGAACAGAGATATGAAGGCGAAGAAGCAGGGCGTTACAATCCGGTAG
- a CDS encoding DUF3999 family protein, with protein sequence MRRQKQTGKRARAAALLAVMIGGSLLGLTGGPVPDRTAASGSAEKTDSGSWRFSRAITVPQPADYYELYLDEAVYRSAAEDLRDLRVKDGTGAAVPYYLERGVESVEERNKAYSSELIHEAVKGPDTLLDYQIQPLAEHVDIQGNKLVFELPAEPFLKHVEVWGGYDGTAWERLAYGELYTTGGQQADSIVLERSYKFSYYRLVVKNNAEGLKFPGLTLLDSGREERMTPFIRQKTADAETTQSGNRTEIVINNADRLKIAKVNLSSSGTFLRRVELYDADGVKLPLAGSGELYRLDFKNTRIARTEIQPLMPSSAAKLRIVIYNLDDAPIPVTGLSMEYLVDRLVFAGEAQGDKAPYTLVYGNGQAAAPQYDIINFKDRIDGEQPAAAALGAETAIPAEAAEGPGDGGRWFQEPWLFNLMMLAVSLLLILIVARRLGRTK encoded by the coding sequence ATGCGCAGGCAGAAACAGACCGGGAAGAGAGCTAGAGCGGCTGCGTTGCTTGCGGTGATGATCGGCGGGTCGCTGCTCGGGCTAACGGGTGGTCCGGTGCCGGATAGGACAGCGGCATCCGGATCAGCGGAGAAGACAGACAGCGGCTCGTGGAGGTTCTCGCGTGCCATTACAGTTCCGCAGCCCGCTGATTATTACGAGCTGTATCTGGATGAAGCGGTCTACCGTTCCGCGGCGGAGGATTTGCGCGATCTGCGGGTGAAGGACGGTACCGGGGCTGCCGTCCCTTATTATCTGGAGCGCGGAGTGGAGTCGGTGGAGGAGCGTAACAAGGCCTATTCATCGGAGCTGATCCACGAGGCGGTGAAAGGGCCGGACACTCTGCTGGATTATCAGATACAGCCGTTGGCAGAGCATGTGGATATCCAGGGCAATAAGCTTGTGTTCGAGCTTCCGGCCGAACCGTTCCTGAAGCATGTGGAGGTATGGGGCGGTTATGACGGCACAGCCTGGGAGCGGTTGGCCTATGGGGAGCTGTACACCACCGGCGGGCAGCAGGCCGACAGCATCGTGCTAGAGCGCAGCTACAAGTTCAGTTATTACCGGCTGGTGGTGAAGAATAACGCGGAGGGGCTGAAGTTCCCCGGCCTTACGCTGCTGGACAGCGGCAGGGAGGAGCGGATGACGCCGTTCATCCGGCAAAAGACAGCAGACGCAGAGACAACCCAGAGCGGGAACCGCACCGAGATCGTCATTAACAATGCAGACCGGCTTAAAATTGCCAAGGTGAATCTCAGCAGCAGCGGGACCTTCCTGCGGCGGGTTGAGCTGTATGACGCGGACGGAGTTAAGCTTCCGTTAGCTGGAAGCGGGGAGCTGTACCGGCTCGATTTCAAGAATACCCGGATTGCCCGGACGGAGATTCAGCCGCTCATGCCGTCCTCCGCAGCGAAGCTGCGGATTGTTATCTACAATCTGGATGATGCGCCGATTCCGGTTACCGGCCTCAGTATGGAGTACCTGGTGGACCGGCTGGTATTCGCAGGAGAGGCGCAGGGGGATAAGGCACCTTATACATTGGTCTATGGTAACGGCCAGGCTGCTGCCCCGCAGTATGACATCATTAACTTCAAAGACCGGATCGACGGTGAGCAGCCGGCGGCGGCTGCGCTTGGCGCAGAGACGGCTATTCCTGCCGAGGCTGCGGAAGGCCCTGGGGACGGCGGCCGCTGGTTCCAGGAGCCATGGCTGTTCAACCTCATGATGCTTGCCGTCTCGCTCCTGCTGATCCTCATTGTAGCCCGCCGGCTGGGCCGGACGAAGTAG
- a CDS encoding response regulator, with translation MSLGNRTILIVDDEPRTRQGIRQTLEVWAAGRYTVETCDNGVEARERLRQERVHLLITDVRMPEVSGLDLINSLQDAAWKPVIIVISGYAEFDYVQQAMRLGAVNYLLKPLDKSELLSVVEDALKREEERQRHVKLEKLVDHKLLEIDTDKAGMGQPVKEAITYVEQHLHEQLTMAEVAGLIHLNASYFSVLFKEQVGVSFTEYLARLRIQRAKEMLLQTGLTIGEIAERVGYRTDKYFIKVFKSLEAVSPSRYRQQMKGGPQEIQ, from the coding sequence ATGAGTCTGGGCAACAGGACCATATTGATCGTAGATGATGAACCGAGAACCCGGCAGGGCATCCGGCAGACGCTGGAGGTATGGGCGGCCGGGCGGTATACTGTGGAGACCTGCGACAACGGGGTGGAGGCGCGCGAGCGGCTGCGGCAGGAGCGGGTGCATCTGCTCATTACGGATGTGCGGATGCCGGAGGTCAGCGGGCTGGATCTGATCAACTCGCTTCAGGACGCAGCCTGGAAGCCGGTGATTATTGTCATCTCCGGTTATGCCGAATTCGATTATGTACAACAGGCCATGCGGCTGGGGGCTGTTAATTATCTTCTGAAGCCGCTGGACAAGTCCGAGCTGCTGTCCGTGGTGGAGGACGCGCTGAAGCGCGAGGAGGAGCGCCAGCGCCATGTGAAGCTGGAGAAGCTGGTGGATCACAAGCTGCTGGAGATTGACACCGACAAGGCAGGGATGGGGCAGCCGGTCAAGGAGGCGATCACATACGTGGAGCAGCACCTGCATGAACAGCTGACGATGGCCGAGGTAGCGGGGCTGATCCATCTGAACGCCAGTTACTTCAGCGTATTGTTCAAAGAGCAGGTGGGCGTGTCCTTCACGGAGTATCTGGCGCGTCTGCGCATTCAGCGGGCCAAGGAGATGCTGCTGCAGACCGGGCTGACCATCGGGGAGATTGCGGAGCGTGTCGGCTACCGGACGGATAAATATTTTATCAAAGTATTCAAGTCACTTGAAGCGGTAAGCCCAAGCCGGTACCGGCAGCAGATGAAGGGCGGACCGCAGGAAATCCAATAA
- a CDS encoding sensor histidine kinase, with the protein MFQRFRELNTLRNQIFIGFLLVMLIIILVSGVFVYDRVSVLLKDNAERHIQQTAVQANGRLDALIGQIDSLMEQVANHPTVQQLLLEELNGNEVSFNQRQSLLQIVSSYQAYMPSVGSLELYTADYRLLFPIKDGSLTARISEPDITEANDQKGRLVWIGVDPDDDQSLLAIRQVSLMDRWFSRGGYLMARIQRSYFQLDDPLSGSDGGESVLLVNDAGQLLGSSETPKADLLPLLESGDQTVTYLDKEYVQVKLRSDKTQWTLLVLTPVSYVTKGLSVLRTVLLVSGGIGTLLFLIMSFLLSTMITRPIIHLIRAMRKSRLGVLTPNSQKVSTMELRELNYTYNGMVANINDLIRVVYEKEVLQSRTELKALQAQINPHFLFNTLEAFNWSLEEKGEEELASLMVIMSRLFRYIMGSPDNKDEWVTLSEEVEQIRRYLRIMEMRMGERLTWDIRLDPHEAAVPVPKLLIQPIVENAINHGVESRVGCGRIEVDIGPSSREGWTLVKVSDNGPGMDEETLAALRHALEGGPSISSKGSGVGLVNVQRRLRLYYMEDGLKSEGLIIESRLTEGTVIMFEIPSNGGYSYESGQQDHIDRR; encoded by the coding sequence ATGTTTCAGAGGTTCAGAGAGCTTAACACACTGCGCAATCAGATATTCATCGGTTTTTTGCTCGTTATGCTGATTATTATTTTGGTATCCGGGGTGTTTGTATACGACCGGGTATCGGTTCTGCTCAAAGATAACGCCGAGCGGCATATCCAGCAGACGGCGGTTCAGGCCAACGGGCGGCTGGATGCGCTGATCGGCCAGATTGACAGCCTGATGGAGCAGGTGGCCAATCATCCTACAGTCCAGCAGCTTCTGCTGGAGGAATTGAACGGCAATGAAGTGTCCTTCAATCAGCGCCAGTCGCTGCTGCAGATTGTCTCCAGCTACCAGGCGTACATGCCGAGCGTGGGCTCGCTGGAGCTGTACACCGCCGATTACCGGCTGCTCTTCCCGATTAAGGACGGCAGCCTGACGGCCCGGATCAGCGAGCCGGACATCACTGAGGCGAATGACCAGAAGGGGCGGCTGGTCTGGATCGGTGTGGACCCGGACGATGACCAGAGCCTGCTGGCGATCCGCCAGGTCAGCCTGATGGACCGCTGGTTCTCGCGGGGCGGGTATCTGATGGCCCGCATCCAGCGTAGCTATTTCCAGCTGGATGATCCGCTCTCCGGCAGTGACGGCGGCGAGTCGGTGCTGCTGGTGAACGATGCGGGCCAGCTCCTGGGCAGCAGCGAGACGCCGAAGGCCGATCTGCTCCCGCTTCTGGAGAGCGGGGATCAGACGGTGACCTATCTGGACAAGGAGTATGTCCAGGTCAAGCTGCGGTCGGACAAGACCCAGTGGACGCTGCTGGTGCTGACTCCGGTCAGCTATGTGACCAAGGGGCTGTCTGTGCTGCGGACGGTGCTGCTGGTGTCGGGCGGGATAGGCACCCTGCTGTTCCTGATTATGTCCTTCCTGCTGTCCACGATGATTACCAGGCCGATTATCCATCTGATCCGGGCGATGCGCAAATCCCGCCTGGGGGTGCTGACCCCCAATTCGCAGAAGGTATCGACGATGGAGCTGCGGGAGCTGAATTATACCTACAATGGAATGGTTGCCAATATCAATGATCTGATCCGTGTTGTCTACGAGAAGGAGGTTCTGCAGAGCCGCACCGAGCTTAAGGCTCTGCAGGCCCAGATCAATCCCCATTTCCTGTTCAACACGCTGGAGGCCTTCAACTGGTCGCTGGAGGAGAAGGGTGAGGAGGAGCTGGCCAGTCTGATGGTCATCATGTCCAGGCTGTTCCGCTATATTATGGGCAGTCCTGACAATAAGGATGAATGGGTCACGCTTAGTGAAGAAGTCGAGCAGATCAGGCGGTATCTGCGGATTATGGAGATGCGGATGGGGGAACGCCTGACCTGGGACATCCGGCTTGACCCGCATGAGGCCGCGGTGCCGGTGCCCAAGCTGCTGATTCAGCCGATTGTGGAGAACGCTATCAACCATGGCGTGGAGAGCCGGGTAGGGTGCGGGAGAATCGAAGTGGACATCGGCCCGTCCTCCCGGGAGGGCTGGACGCTGGTGAAGGTGTCGGACAACGGGCCTGGCATGGATGAGGAGACTCTTGCGGCGCTGCGTCATGCGCTGGAGGGCGGGCCGTCTATCTCGTCCAAGGGCAGCGGCGTCGGCCTGGTGAATGTGCAGCGGAGGCTGAGGCTCTATTACATGGAGGACGGCCTCAAGTCGGAGGGCCTGATCATTGAGAGCCGGCTGACAGAAGGCACTGTAATTATGTTTGAAATTCCGAGCAATGGAGGATATTCCTATGAGTCTGGGCAACAGGACCATATTGATCGTAGATGA